A region of the Nocardia higoensis genome:
GATGGAGCTGTTGCCCCACAGGCCGGAGACCACCGCGCGGCCGAGCGGTTGCCTGCGTTTGCGCGCGGGCACGGCCGATTCGGTGCCCGGTCGCAGCACCTCGGTGCGCGCGTCGTCGCCGTGGTAGCCGAAGGTGGCGGGCACTTCCCCCTCGGTGATCTCCACCCAGCGTGGGATGCGCAGGCTCAGATAGGCGCCGCCGATCGCGATGACGGTCGCCAGGATCAGCGACCCGGTGGACCCCGCGACGGCGGCGATCGCCCCGGCTACCGCGCCCGCGCCGATGGTGCCGCCGACCAGGCCGAAGACCGTCAGCCGGGAGTTGGTACGGACGAGGTCTATCTCCGGCGGCAGCACTCTCGGCGTGACCGCGCTCTTGAGCACCGCGAACGATTTGGAGCCGATCATCATGCCCAGCGCCAGCGGATACAGCGCCCAGGAGTCGAACTGCACCACCAGGACGACCGCCAGCACGGCGCGCACCCCGAACGAGGTGGCCAGCGCCAGCCTGCGCCCGCGCTGCAACCGGTCCAGCAGCGGGCCGATGAGCGGGGCGATCACCGCGAACGGCGCGATGGTGATCAGCAGATACAGCGCGACCTTGGACTTGCTCTCGGCGGTCGCGCTGGCGAAGAACAAGGTGTTGGCCAGCGAGACCGCGATGGCGGCGTCGAGGGCGAAGTTCGCCATGGTGGCGTAGGTCAGGGCGGTCAGCCCGGACTTGTCGGCGCCGTCGGCTTTGGCCGCGCGCTGGAAAGTGGCGATGCCCTTCTCGGTCAGCTGCTTGCCGCGCATGGCGGCCACCCTGGTTACGGTCAGCTTGCGCGGCACGGGCTGCTCACGGGGAGGGCGGCTGTGCTCCGCGTCGGTGTTCTGTCCGTCGAGCGGCCGGGTGGGTGGGCCGGGTGCGGCACGGTATGTCTCGGGCCGGTGCGATTCGGTTCGGGGTGGCGCGCTTCGGCCGGGCGCGGTGGGTCCGGCCGGGGGCCTCGGACCGGCCGCGGTGCCGCGCTTCTCCAGTGGGCCCAGCGGCGGGCGGCGGGGCGCGTAGCGTTCGGGATCGAGCGGGGGCAGCGCTGTGCGCCGTCGCGTGGGCGAGTTCGGCGGCGGGTACCTGTCGTGGCCGGGATGCCGTTCGATCGGTGGTGGTTCGTCCGCGTTCCGCTGACCGCCGTCCCACGGACCACGCTCGCAACCGTGCGGATCGCGGGAGGTAGTCACCCCCCAATTCTGGCCCACCGTGTCGCGGACGGTTCACTCGCGCTCGCCGACGTGGTCTCTGGGATCGGTCATTCCGGGACGAAACGGACTTCGAACACGGCGGGCCAGTACTTGCCGGTGACCAGGAACCGATCGGTGCCAGGCAACGCGGCGATACCGTTGGCCACCTGGGCGTCGGCGCGTTCGGCGCGGGTGAGCAACCCGCCCAGGTCCGCCACCGCGAGCACCTGGCCGGTCTCCGGGTCGATGCGCAGTATCCGGTTGCTCGGATAGTCGTTGGCGTAGACGAAACCATCTGGCGCGCAATCCAATTCGTTGAGATGCGCATCCCTTCTGTTCGACAGGCGCAGCGTGCCGGTGGCCTCGAAAGTGACCGGATCACGAAAGGTCAGCGTGTCGCTGCCGTCACTCATCACCAGCGTGTCGCCTCTCGCGCACAGGCCCCAGCCCTCGCCGTCGTAGCTCACCTCGCGCAGCACGCGCAGCGTTTCGGGGTCGCGGGCGAAGGCCACGCCCTCACGCCAGGTGAGTTGCCACAGGATCGCTCCGGCGTGGGTGATGCCCTCCCCGAAGTAGGCGTCGTCCAGCACTGCGCGGGCGAGTTCGGCTCCGGTGGAAAGATCGGTGGCCCGCACACCCGAACGGCCGGTCAGGCCGGTGCTCTCGTAGAGCACGCCGCCGACGACTTCGAGGCCCTGGGTGAACGCCTCGCGGTCGTGTGGCCGGGTGCCGACGACCTCGACACGCAGCCGTGGGGCGGGGTCCGCGGGCTGCCCGCATCCCGCCGCGACGAGCGCGCCGACCAGCACACCGGCGGCCGACGCACGCAGAGTGCGTTCCATACGGCAAAATGTAGGCCGTGAGCGCTGTTTCTGTTTCCGAGCCCGACGTGCGTCCCGTCCTGGTCGATGCCGCCGACCTGGCTCGCCGTGCGCTCGTGGAGTTGGAACCGAACGGGGTCGGCATCCATCTCGGCGTCACCGCCGAAGGTGATTCCGCCGCCACCCACCGCTTCGAGTCCACTCTCCCCGGCTATCGCGGCTGGCAGTGGGCGGTGGTGGTGGCCGCGCCCCCTGGCGCCGACTACGCCACGGTCAGCGAATCCGCGCTGCTACCGGGCCCCGAGGCCCTCGTCGCACCCGATTTCATCCCGTGGGAGCAGCGCATCCGGC
Encoded here:
- a CDS encoding MFS transporter, giving the protein MTTSRDPHGCERGPWDGGQRNADEPPPIERHPGHDRYPPPNSPTRRRTALPPLDPERYAPRRPPLGPLEKRGTAAGPRPPAGPTAPGRSAPPRTESHRPETYRAAPGPPTRPLDGQNTDAEHSRPPREQPVPRKLTVTRVAAMRGKQLTEKGIATFQRAAKADGADKSGLTALTYATMANFALDAAIAVSLANTLFFASATAESKSKVALYLLITIAPFAVIAPLIGPLLDRLQRGRRLALATSFGVRAVLAVVLVVQFDSWALYPLALGMMIGSKSFAVLKSAVTPRVLPPEIDLVRTNSRLTVFGLVGGTIGAGAVAGAIAAVAGSTGSLILATVIAIGGAYLSLRIPRWVEITEGEVPATFGYHGDDARTEVLRPGTESAVPARKRRQPLGRAVVSGLWGNSSIRVLTGFLTFYIAFVAKATEHRPLQQALMLGAVGAAAGIGNFAGNATGARLALGRPSVIVVGATAACTAVALFAVFADNLLGAVVAALVASAASALAKVSLDASIQDDLPPESIASGFGRSETALQLSWVIGGAAGVLLPTEYWIGFAVVSGILVLGLAQTFLSYRGHSILPGLGGNRPQHAEQEVHATVAPPRRQPGKSRTRMTGER
- a CDS encoding glutaminyl-peptide cyclotransferase — translated: MERTLRASAAGVLVGALVAAGCGQPADPAPRLRVEVVGTRPHDREAFTQGLEVVGGVLYESTGLTGRSGVRATDLSTGAELARAVLDDAYFGEGITHAGAILWQLTWREGVAFARDPETLRVLREVSYDGEGWGLCARGDTLVMSDGSDTLTFRDPVTFEATGTLRLSNRRDAHLNELDCAPDGFVYANDYPSNRILRIDPETGQVLAVADLGGLLTRAERADAQVANGIAALPGTDRFLVTGKYWPAVFEVRFVPE